A genomic region of Procambarus clarkii isolate CNS0578487 chromosome 88, FALCON_Pclarkii_2.0, whole genome shotgun sequence contains the following coding sequences:
- the LOC123745728 gene encoding uncharacterized protein: protein MEPLPKEDKEKLGKIQRCSRLVPELKELNFEERQRTTPYHTGGKERWEDMTTYNTHMESDKEEEEEKEEKKEKEEEKEEKKEKEEKEENEEDRNWIKIAGTLNGAVSVQQYSTSEKTNVLKSIIIGVAYLVILIDKRYSGYPITATTLLYRQNTAPYLIKRYRKSGNAESRELEAKSRELEAKSRELEAKSRELEAKSRELEAKSRELEAKSRELEAKSRELEAKSRELEAKSRELEAKSRELEAKSRELEAKSRELEAKSRELEAKSRELEAKSRELEAKSRELEAKSRELEAKSRELEAKSRELEAKSRELEAKSRELEPNIGSPRN, encoded by the exons atggaacccttacctaAAGAGGATAAGGAGAAACTAGGAAAGATCCAGCGATGTTCAAGACTCGTTCCTGAGTTGAAGGAATTAAACTTTGAGGAAAGACAGAGAACTAcaccttaccacactggaggaaaggagagatgggAGGACATGACAACATATAATACTCACATGGAAAGTGATAAG gaggaggaggaggagaaggaggagaagaaggagaaggaggaggagaaggaggagaagaaggagaaggaggagaaggaagaaaaTGAGGAAGACAGAAACTGGATAAAAATAgccggga ctttgaatggggctgttagtgtacaACAATATTCTACTTCAGAGAAAACTAatgtcttaaaaagtatcatcattggcgtGGCATATCTTGTTATCTTGATTG ACAAACGCTACAGCGGGTATCCAATCACTGCAACAACGCTGTTATATCGCCAAAATACTGCACCTTATCTCATCAAGAGATATCGTAAATCTGGCAACG CCGAGTCCCGGGAGCTGGAAGCCAAGTCCCGGGAGCTGGAAGCCAAGTCCAGGGAGCTGGAAGCCAAGTCCAGGGAGCTGGAAGCCAAGTCCAGGGAGCTGGAAGCCAAGTCCCGGGAGCTGGAAGCCAAGTCCAGGGAGCTGGAAGCCAAGTCCAGGGAGCTGGAAGCCAAGTCCCGGGAGCTGGAAGCCAAGTCCCGGGAGCTGGAAGCCAAGTCCCGGGAGCTGGAAGCCAAGTCCCGGGAGCTGGAAGCCAAGTCCCGGGAGCTGGAAGCCAAGTCCAGGGAGCTGGAAGCCAAGTCCAGGGAGCTGGAAGCCAAGTCCCGGGAGCTGGAAGCCAAGTCCAGGGAGCTGGAAGCCAAGTCCAGGGAGCTGGAAGCCAAGTCCAGGGAGCTGGAAGCCAAGTCCAGGGAGCTGGAAGCCAAGTCCAGGGAGCTGGAAGCCAAGTCCCGGGAGCTGGAACCCAACATAGGTTCCCCCAGAAACTGA